A stretch of Cyanobacterium sp. HL-69 DNA encodes these proteins:
- the thiL gene encoding thiamine-monophosphate kinase ThiL, protein MELIKDLGEHELLRRLKNYCHPSLVGDDGAVLDVSEGMQLVVTSDMLVDDVHFSDRTTPPYMVGWRSVAANLSDLAAMGAYPLGITVALSLSPNTPWHWVESLYQGMRDCLTQFDTTIVGGDLTRGKVRAIAITALGEVKPNQKILRNTAKTGDVIVITGIHGLSRGGLEILLSPEKYQNLDEQSKEKLILAHQKPQPRLDLLPQLHNSGSITGMDSSDGLADAIIQICQQSNKGARIYLDKIPVAPEVLKITDSKTALKWTLFGGEDFELVLCLSPKNAQHLVNEAHGKIKIIGEITDEKKVILIDNNKPDSEVLLDVNEIFNHF, encoded by the coding sequence ATGGAGTTAATAAAAGATTTGGGGGAACATGAGTTATTAAGACGGTTAAAAAACTATTGTCATCCTAGTTTGGTGGGGGATGATGGAGCGGTTTTGGATGTGTCTGAAGGGATGCAGTTGGTGGTAACGAGTGATATGTTGGTGGATGATGTGCATTTTAGCGATCGCACTACACCCCCTTATATGGTAGGTTGGCGCAGTGTAGCGGCGAATTTGTCTGATTTAGCTGCCATGGGGGCTTATCCTTTGGGGATTACGGTTGCTCTTTCTCTTTCTCCTAATACTCCTTGGCATTGGGTAGAGTCCCTTTATCAGGGCATGAGGGATTGTTTAACCCAGTTTGATACAACTATTGTGGGGGGTGATTTGACAAGGGGAAAAGTAAGGGCGATCGCCATTACGGCCCTAGGAGAGGTAAAACCAAACCAAAAGATCCTTAGAAATACTGCTAAAACAGGAGATGTCATAGTTATTACTGGCATCCATGGGTTATCACGGGGGGGGCTAGAAATCCTTTTATCCCCTGAAAAATATCAGAATTTAGACGAACAAAGCAAAGAAAAATTAATTCTTGCCCACCAAAAACCCCAACCTCGCCTCGATTTATTACCCCAACTCCATAATAGTGGAAGTATCACAGGGATGGACAGTAGCGATGGATTAGCCGATGCCATCATACAAATTTGTCAACAAAGTAATAAAGGTGCGAGAATATACTTAGACAAAATTCCCGTTGCTCCAGAAGTCCTCAAAATTACTGACAGTAAAACAGCTTTAAAATGGACATTATTTGGGGGAGAAGATTTTGAATTAGTATTATGTTTATCTCCAAAAAACGCTCAGCACTTAGTAAACGAAGCTCACGGCAAAATAAAAATAATAGGTGAAATTACCGACGAAAAAAAAGTAATTTTGATAGACAATAATAAGCCGGATTCCGAAGTCTTATTAGACGTTAACGAAATATTTAACCATTTTTAG
- the pflA gene encoding pyruvate formate lyase activating enzyme PflA, producing MTEGLIHSLESCGTVDGPGIRFVIFTQGCPLRCLYCHNPDCRHIEEGKSKKVTTEELIKEIKKYRSYFQYSGGGVTVTGGEPLMQPEFVKSIFESCHKLGIHTTLDTSGYVTLNAAKPVLEHTDLVLLDIKSFNPDIYRTVTSVSLEPTLNFARYLAEIKKPTWIRFVLVPGLTDVEDNVLGLAKFVSQLDNVEKVEILPFHKMGEYKWEQLGFDYKLKNTEPPSQELMEKVIKIFQSYDLVVQ from the coding sequence ATGACAGAAGGCTTAATCCATTCCCTCGAAAGTTGTGGCACCGTCGATGGCCCCGGTATCCGATTCGTTATATTTACCCAAGGTTGCCCCCTGCGTTGCTTATACTGCCACAACCCCGACTGCCGACATATCGAAGAAGGTAAAAGTAAAAAAGTAACCACCGAAGAATTAATCAAAGAAATCAAAAAATATCGCTCCTACTTTCAATACTCTGGCGGAGGCGTAACCGTGACAGGAGGAGAACCATTAATGCAACCAGAATTTGTAAAGTCAATCTTTGAAAGTTGCCATAAACTCGGCATTCATACCACCCTAGACACCTCTGGCTATGTCACCCTCAATGCCGCCAAACCCGTTCTTGAACACACCGATCTAGTATTATTAGATATAAAATCTTTTAACCCTGACATTTATCGCACCGTAACCAGTGTATCCCTAGAACCTACCCTAAATTTTGCTCGATATTTAGCCGAAATTAAAAAACCCACTTGGATTAGATTTGTACTGGTTCCAGGATTAACAGATGTAGAAGATAATGTTTTAGGATTAGCCAAGTTTGTATCCCAACTAGATAACGTAGAGAAAGTAGAGATACTGCCCTTCCATAAAATGGGAGAATATAAATGGGAACAACTAGGCTTTGACTATAAACTAAAAAATACTGAACCTCCGAGTCAAGAGCTAATGGAGAAAGTTATAAAAATCTTTCAAAGTTATGACTTAGTAGTTCAGTAG
- a CDS encoding FHA domain protein: MYRITLAWQENRQIRSRTIADDDYTLYPQKIIIGRGDEKQCDITLTHSDPMIIRTVSQAHLEIFYDQGKNKFLAKNLTQNRQTQKKPNPLIIDRKKVISDTVEINENTVIKLGKITMVVRNIELPDHCGEYIIKCSGPKEHILSKEHEGLNCPYCGYVVFTGTTLK; encoded by the coding sequence ATGTATAGAATCACCCTTGCTTGGCAGGAAAATAGGCAAATTCGCAGTCGAACTATCGCTGATGATGATTACACCCTCTATCCTCAAAAGATCATTATTGGTAGAGGAGATGAAAAACAATGTGATATAACTTTAACACACTCCGATCCTATGATCATTCGGACAGTTTCCCAAGCTCACCTAGAAATTTTTTATGACCAAGGAAAAAATAAATTTCTAGCCAAAAACTTAACTCAAAATCGTCAAACACAAAAAAAACCCAATCCCCTCATCATTGACAGGAAAAAAGTTATTAGTGACACTGTAGAAATAAATGAAAATACTGTCATAAAATTAGGCAAAATTACCATGGTGGTCAGAAATATAGAACTACCTGATCATTGCGGAGAATACATAATCAAATGTTCAGGCCCCAAAGAACATATCCTCAGTAAAGAACATGAAGGTTTAAATTGCCCCTATTGTGGCTATGTCGTTTTTACAGGAACAACCCTTAAATAA
- the pilH-2 gene encoding twitching motility two-component system response regulator PilH, with product MIKILVVDDSHAPREVICDTLKQFNIQVAEATNGVEAIEVLKAEKFNLVITDVVMPEMNGYELCRWIKENPSTKKVPVIFCSTKNQDFDIHWAQKQGGDAYIVKEEFIKDRMQLLKTIKYLLKQVK from the coding sequence ATGATTAAAATCTTAGTAGTTGATGACAGTCATGCTCCCCGAGAGGTGATTTGTGATACACTCAAACAATTTAATATTCAGGTAGCAGAAGCAACTAACGGGGTAGAGGCGATCGAAGTATTAAAAGCCGAAAAATTTAACCTTGTTATCACCGACGTAGTCATGCCCGAAATGAATGGCTATGAACTTTGTAGATGGATCAAAGAAAATCCTAGCACCAAAAAAGTTCCCGTCATCTTCTGCTCCACAAAAAACCAAGACTTTGACATTCACTGGGCCCAAAAACAAGGAGGAGATGCCTACATCGTCAAAGAAGAATTTATCAAAGACAGAATGCAACTCCTCAAAACAATCAAATACTTGCTAAAACAAGTAAAATAG
- the trmFO gene encoding methylenetetrahydrofolate--tRNA-(uracil-5-)-methyltransferase TrmFO, whose protein sequence is MSQKGIIVIGGGLAGTEATWQIAQAGIPVTLYEMRPVRHSPAHHSEHLAELVCSNSFGADATDRAAGLLHEELRRLNSIIIQTADKHKVPAGGALAVDRGVFSQDLTQTLDNHPLITLKREEIKSIPPDTIVVLATGPLTTESLATELQGLTGMEYMSFFDAASPIIVGESINQDIAFFASRYDKGEAAYLNCPMNKEQYINFWQELSKAEQAELKDFDRETSNFFEGCLPIEELAQRGEETMRYGPLKPIGLFDSRLGDFRENKDKRPYAVVQLRQEDKAGQLWNMVGFQTNLRWGEQKRVFRLIPGLENAEFVRMGVMHKNTFLNAPQLLHATLQFKTNPNLLAAGQLIGTEGYTAASAGGWLAGTNAARVYKNQEPLVLSPVTMMGALFDFISSADAKHFQPMPPNFGILPTFETKIKNKRERYQAYGERALTMVDSLLTQV, encoded by the coding sequence ATGAGCCAAAAAGGTATTATCGTAATTGGTGGTGGTTTAGCAGGAACAGAAGCCACATGGCAAATAGCCCAAGCAGGGATTCCCGTCACACTCTACGAAATGCGCCCTGTCAGACATAGCCCAGCGCACCATAGCGAACACCTAGCCGAATTAGTATGTAGCAACTCCTTTGGAGCTGATGCCACCGATAGAGCCGCAGGATTACTTCACGAAGAATTACGCCGTCTCAACTCCATAATTATTCAAACTGCCGACAAACACAAAGTCCCCGCAGGAGGGGCATTAGCAGTGGATAGAGGGGTATTTAGTCAAGATTTGACCCAAACCCTAGATAATCACCCCCTAATCACCCTTAAACGGGAAGAAATCAAATCAATTCCCCCCGATACCATCGTCGTTTTAGCCACAGGTCCTCTCACCACCGAAAGTTTAGCCACCGAATTACAAGGCTTAACAGGCATGGAATATATGAGCTTTTTTGATGCCGCTAGCCCTATCATTGTCGGTGAATCCATCAACCAAGATATCGCCTTTTTTGCTTCCCGTTACGACAAAGGAGAAGCTGCCTATCTCAACTGCCCCATGAATAAAGAGCAGTATATTAATTTTTGGCAAGAATTATCAAAAGCCGAACAAGCAGAATTAAAAGACTTTGACAGGGAAACCTCTAACTTTTTTGAAGGTTGTTTACCCATCGAAGAATTAGCCCAAAGGGGAGAAGAAACCATGAGATATGGCCCCCTCAAACCCATTGGCTTATTTGATTCTCGTCTTGGTGACTTTCGGGAAAACAAAGATAAACGTCCCTATGCCGTGGTACAACTGCGACAAGAGGACAAAGCCGGGCAACTTTGGAATATGGTCGGTTTTCAGACTAACCTTCGTTGGGGTGAACAAAAAAGAGTATTTCGTCTTATCCCAGGTTTAGAAAATGCCGAATTTGTGAGAATGGGAGTAATGCACAAAAACACCTTTCTCAATGCTCCTCAACTACTCCATGCTACCCTACAATTTAAAACAAATCCTAACCTTTTGGCGGCGGGGCAACTAATAGGCACAGAAGGCTATACCGCAGCCTCTGCAGGGGGTTGGTTAGCAGGTACAAACGCCGCTAGGGTATATAAAAATCAAGAGCCATTGGTCTTATCCCCTGTTACTATGATGGGAGCATTATTTGATTTTATTAGCTCTGCTGATGCCAAGCATTTTCAACCCATGCCCCCTAACTTCGGGATTTTGCCTACCTTCGAGACAAAAATCAAAAATAAACGAGAACGTTATCAAGCCTATGGTGAAAGGGCTTTAACGATGGTTGACTCTTTACTAACTCAGGTTTAG